The following proteins are encoded in a genomic region of Mahella australiensis 50-1 BON:
- a CDS encoding TraR/DksA C4-type zinc finger protein, whose translation MRNRGLQHFKSLLLKERSKAMDTLELMDKNNFNTSLRDSIEELSTYDNHPADIATETFQMEEAMALKQNQRLVIQRIDDALKRINDGTYGVCQRCGKAIDSSRLEVLPYAELCISCQQNDRPDIDELHHDRPVEEQLLGSYYGYGVADRDDRIGFDGEDSWQAVARYNQVPNDPSYSTGDQQGVFDENDRGIVQRVDKTINGDYEEQLSEEGNDIPDR comes from the coding sequence ATGAGGAACAGAGGGTTACAGCATTTTAAGAGCCTATTGCTTAAGGAGCGCAGCAAGGCTATGGATACACTAGAACTTATGGATAAGAATAACTTTAATACTTCTTTGCGCGATAGCATAGAGGAATTGTCCACATACGATAATCATCCAGCCGATATAGCCACCGAAACCTTTCAAATGGAGGAGGCTATGGCATTAAAGCAGAACCAGCGTCTTGTGATACAGCGTATAGATGATGCGTTAAAACGCATAAACGACGGCACTTACGGAGTGTGTCAGCGATGTGGCAAAGCTATAGACAGTTCCAGGCTTGAGGTTTTGCCGTACGCCGAATTATGCATAAGTTGCCAGCAAAATGATCGTCCGGATATAGATGAACTGCATCATGATCGACCGGTGGAAGAGCAACTGCTAGGTTCATACTACGGTTATGGTGTGGCCGACAGAGATGACCGCATAGGCTTTGACGGCGAGGACTCATGGCAGGCGGTGGCCAGATATAATCAAGTACCCAATGATCCCAGTTATAGCACAGGTGACCAGCAAGGTGTATTTGATGAAAACGATAGAGGAATAGTACAGCGGGTAGATAAAACAATAAATGGGGATTATGAGGAACAATTGTCCGAGGAAGGCAACGATATTCCAGATAGATGA
- a CDS encoding DUF5665 domain-containing protein, which translates to MADEDKDAIKKLDERLTEFIKQMESMKVAEYMEYLNDRRKIFWSNFMAGLWRGLGMAIGFTILAAVILYILQKLVVLNLPYIGQFISDIVRIVQQNMEGPR; encoded by the coding sequence ATGGCCGATGAGGATAAAGATGCTATAAAAAAATTGGATGAGCGATTGACAGAGTTTATAAAACAGATGGAGTCTATGAAAGTGGCGGAATATATGGAATATCTAAATGACCGGCGGAAGATCTTTTGGTCAAATTTTATGGCTGGTCTCTGGCGCGGCTTGGGTATGGCCATAGGTTTTACCATTTTGGCAGCTGTAATATTATATATACTGCAAAAATTGGTTGTATTAAATCTGCCCTATATAGGCCAATTTATATCCGATATAGTTAGAATAGTACAACAGAACATGGAGGGACCGCGGTGA
- the nadE gene encoding NAD(+) synthase — translation MGIKERLEIADKEKVCCQIEDFIKNIMTDWQREGCILGLSGGLDSALVAYLAVRAIGKANVQALFMPERDSSKQSYDDACLIAEILGLSMKEINLTPLLKKIGVYGLEPSPMFIPRPIQEHYVTQKYHQYSTEEEPTFLKTLKGGVGQSELQKHIAYYRIKHRVRMVLLYFYGEMDNLLILGTCNKSEKMTGFFVKYGDSASDIDPIADLYKTQVKQLARYLLIPDRIIDKAPTPDLMPGLTDEQAMRISYDKLDIVLMGIALSMDEQDIAQEAEVDPATIAYIKRLVQLSEHMRNLPPQPFISSLPDDIKY, via the coding sequence ATGGGTATAAAAGAAAGATTAGAAATAGCCGATAAGGAAAAAGTGTGCTGTCAAATAGAGGACTTCATTAAAAATATTATGACCGATTGGCAAAGAGAAGGTTGCATATTAGGCCTAAGCGGTGGATTGGACTCAGCGCTGGTGGCATACCTTGCCGTAAGGGCTATCGGCAAAGCAAACGTGCAAGCGTTGTTTATGCCCGAAAGAGACAGTTCCAAGCAAAGCTACGATGACGCCTGCCTCATAGCCGAGATACTCGGCTTATCGATGAAGGAAATAAACCTTACGCCACTGCTTAAAAAAATAGGAGTATACGGCCTGGAACCCTCTCCGATGTTTATACCGCGTCCTATACAGGAACACTACGTTACTCAAAAATACCATCAATATTCCACTGAAGAAGAACCCACATTTCTTAAGACGCTAAAAGGCGGGGTAGGCCAATCCGAGCTCCAAAAGCACATAGCCTATTATCGCATAAAACATAGAGTACGCATGGTACTGCTTTATTTTTATGGCGAGATGGACAACCTCCTCATACTTGGCACCTGTAACAAAAGCGAAAAGATGACCGGTTTCTTTGTAAAATATGGCGACAGCGCATCGGATATCGATCCTATAGCCGATCTATATAAGACACAAGTGAAGCAATTGGCGCGATACTTATTGATACCTGATAGAATTATCGATAAAGCTCCCACCCCGGATCTCATGCCCGGACTCACTGATGAACAGGCTATGCGCATAAGCTATGACAAACTCGATATTGTGCTTATGGGCATTGCATTATCCATGGATGAACAGGATATAGCACAAGAGGCTGAAGTCGATCCTGCGACTATAGCTTATATAAAGCGCCTTGTGCAACTATCGGAGCATATGCGCAATCTTCCACCGCAGCCATTTATATCATCTCTGCCCGATGATATCAAATACTAA
- a CDS encoding glycosyltransferase family 4 protein, producing MKVLMLAWEYPPRSVGGISSHVYDLSHHMAKMGHTVYVITCNDNTLKEFEEDKGVYVYRVCPYNITTNNFIDWVFHLNMAALERATQLLNDGLDIDIIHVHDWLMAFCGRALKHVYGKPLIVTIHASEYGRNNGLHNDMQRYISNVEWWLTYEAWRVICCSNYMKDELRFVFQLPEDKIRILPNGVDIEQLSVDGDISDFRLRYAAPDQRIICFVGRLVREKGVDTLITAAPAVLSRHPEVKFVIAGNGPYEDALRRMTWDRGLYEKVQFTGYVDKQTRNKLYKSSDIAVFPSLYEPFGIVALEAMAARVPVVVSDVGGLSEIVVDGVDGYKVPPGNAGALADSILSLLDNPSMASRMCQKAFYKVQEAYNWDMIASATIKVYKEVLHENKRTSKKAPVSSLPYISI from the coding sequence ATGAAGGTTCTTATGCTTGCCTGGGAATACCCGCCGCGCAGCGTGGGCGGTATATCAAGTCATGTTTATGATTTGTCCCACCATATGGCTAAGATGGGACATACGGTCTATGTGATAACTTGTAACGACAATACCCTTAAAGAGTTTGAAGAGGATAAGGGTGTATATGTATATCGCGTTTGCCCATATAATATAACCACCAACAACTTTATAGATTGGGTGTTTCATTTGAATATGGCAGCACTAGAGCGTGCTACGCAGCTTTTAAACGATGGGCTGGATATCGATATAATACATGTGCATGACTGGCTTATGGCATTCTGTGGTAGAGCGCTTAAACATGTATATGGCAAACCGCTGATAGTTACCATTCATGCCAGCGAATATGGGCGCAATAACGGCTTGCACAATGATATGCAACGCTATATAAGCAACGTGGAGTGGTGGTTGACTTATGAGGCGTGGCGTGTCATATGCTGCAGCAATTATATGAAAGATGAACTCAGGTTTGTGTTCCAACTGCCAGAGGATAAAATACGTATATTGCCCAATGGCGTAGACATAGAACAATTGTCTGTAGACGGCGATATAAGCGATTTTCGCTTGAGATACGCGGCACCCGACCAGCGCATAATATGCTTTGTGGGGCGATTGGTACGCGAGAAGGGCGTAGATACGCTCATAACAGCGGCTCCAGCAGTGCTGTCCAGGCATCCTGAGGTAAAGTTTGTTATAGCCGGAAATGGGCCTTATGAAGATGCGCTGAGGAGAATGACGTGGGACAGGGGCCTGTATGAGAAGGTCCAGTTTACCGGTTACGTGGACAAGCAGACGCGCAATAAATTATATAAGTCGTCTGATATAGCGGTTTTTCCGAGCCTCTATGAGCCTTTTGGTATAGTGGCGCTGGAGGCCATGGCTGCCCGCGTGCCAGTAGTGGTATCCGATGTCGGAGGATTATCCGAGATAGTAGTGGACGGAGTAGACGGTTATAAAGTGCCACCAGGCAATGCCGGAGCTTTGGCAGATAGCATATTGAGCCTGCTGGATAACCCGTCTATGGCATCGAGAATGTGCCAAAAGGCTTTTTATAAAGTTCAGGAGGCATATAATTGGGATATGATAGCTTCTGCTACCATAAAAGTGTATAAAGAGGTATTGCACGAGAATAAACGTACTTCGAAGAAAGCGCCTGTTTCTTCTTTACCGTATATTAGTATTTGA
- a CDS encoding LCP family protein, with amino-acid sequence MSKDKQKKRGCLSKALLILGIVVLFIVGGIIGYSYMMLNSVEQTKLDDKDLGITEYKPPESSDNNVVQPAPEYNVINIALFGIDSRDPDQTGRSDTMMIASVDKKNKKVKLTSLMRDMYVDIPGHGGDRMNHAYAYGGPALAIKTINTNFKMDISDYVTVDFFNLPKIIDELGGVDIDVKSSEIKLLNSYLDGINKLSGGKPSPNLTKPGMQRLDGRQALAYSRIRYVGNGDYERTERQRRVMEALFQRVKKAGPIQLPGMVASILQYCETSLSKGEILELGLAVLSFGDVSMQQYRLPVDGTFKSQNIRGMAVLVPDIEKNTQLLHEFIYEK; translated from the coding sequence ATGTCTAAGGATAAACAAAAGAAGAGAGGCTGCCTTAGTAAAGCGCTGCTTATATTGGGGATTGTAGTGCTGTTTATCGTCGGCGGGATTATAGGGTATAGCTATATGATGTTAAACAGTGTTGAACAGACAAAACTTGATGATAAAGATCTCGGCATTACAGAATATAAGCCGCCTGAGTCTTCTGATAATAATGTGGTTCAGCCAGCACCTGAATACAATGTAATCAATATAGCATTGTTTGGTATAGACAGCAGAGACCCAGATCAGACGGGTCGGTCGGATACCATGATGATAGCTTCTGTCGATAAGAAAAATAAAAAGGTAAAGTTGACGTCGCTTATGCGCGATATGTACGTAGATATACCAGGTCACGGAGGCGACAGGATGAATCATGCTTACGCTTATGGAGGTCCGGCGTTGGCCATAAAAACTATAAACACTAATTTTAAGATGGATATAAGCGATTATGTGACTGTGGATTTTTTTAATCTCCCCAAGATAATCGATGAACTCGGTGGGGTGGATATAGATGTTAAATCCAGTGAGATTAAGCTTTTAAACTCATATTTGGATGGAATAAATAAATTAAGTGGGGGCAAGCCGTCGCCCAATTTAACAAAACCCGGAATGCAGAGGCTGGATGGGCGCCAGGCCCTTGCGTATTCGCGCATACGCTATGTCGGTAACGGTGATTATGAGCGTACTGAAAGGCAAAGGCGTGTCATGGAGGCTTTATTCCAGAGGGTAAAGAAAGCAGGCCCGATTCAATTGCCGGGTATGGTAGCCAGTATATTACAGTATTGCGAAACCAGTTTATCAAAAGGCGAGATTTTGGAACTAGGCCTAGCCGTGCTAAGCTTTGGCGATGTATCCATGCAACAATATCGATTGCCGGTCGACGGCACATTTAAGAGCCAAAATATCCGAGGCATGGCCGTATTAGTGCCGGATATAGAGAAGAATACGCAACTCTTGCATGAGTTCATATACGAAAAATGA